One window of Rasiella rasia genomic DNA carries:
- a CDS encoding GEVED domain-containing protein yields the protein MRKNFFITLLCAFAVATTFAQQQTYPPEEIIVGTFIGETMPLRDFAELPTPMIVDLENPIMIPNASITPTEENTTTTNIQNVQTENGRINVLPLEQNFIGASNNESGFAPPDPSGAVGPNHYLHAVNSIVKIFDKSGNLQVGPVSLSSFLGIPSNSGDPIIMYDQLADRWVVSEFGSINGGDSLAIGVSTSSDPGGTYNVYQYAFSSLPDYPKYSVWHDGYYGTVNLGGFTTRGFVMERDVMLAGGASPQILIFSLPDVVVNPNQVKSPVAANLLGTTIDNTLPGYIVYLQDDAWGGVSFDHLKVWEIDMDWGNTANSTISSPLEIATDDFDAGELFGNGNGALRQPGTSQRLAAHGGIISYSANYRPFSGHNSWLITFNTFIDAAETGGIRWIELRNDAINDWDIFQEGTFSIADGHSRVMSSSAMDQNGNIALAYTTGSTTLAPSLRYTGRFDGDPLGQMTVAETVIIDGPGVRNNFHRYGDYSHMTMDPDNLTFWFTSDYFASNNFWRTQVASFSLSSQLVSDVGTVDITSPESGILTATESVQVTIRNFGTATQTSIPLELRLDGNLEAIETFVGNIPSNGTATYTFAQTLDLSTFGQEYEIEVSTGLVGDEFANNDSFTKTVKHLFSDDVGTLDITAPVSGPGIGMAPISVVLKNFGADAQSNFDVQYTINGGTPVVQTFTATLDSEEEAPFTFDVEGDFTALGTYDIEVSTSLVGDLDSSNDTASVTIENVLCMPSLDCSQGDGFQLVSVAEINNASGCEGYADFTAQVGNLAAGSTNDITFTTGFGDQNVKVWIDYNDDFNFTAAETVVANFVMAPGQGAGSYTETVSLVVPASAAPGQHIMRVKSRRGGSVPNPCDDTQQGETEDYTINIGPLGVNDFAISNSDLIVTTLENNQFEVTLNTSFDGSVYLGVYNVLGQVVGFNKKVNKEGNQYKMKLDMSNVASGVYLIKMGGISTTSAKTARIIVK from the coding sequence ATGAGAAAGAATTTCTTTATTACACTTCTTTGTGCGTTTGCAGTGGCAACCACATTTGCACAACAACAAACATACCCTCCAGAGGAAATTATTGTAGGAACCTTTATAGGCGAAACCATGCCTTTAAGAGATTTTGCAGAATTACCAACACCTATGATTGTTGATCTTGAGAATCCGATAATGATTCCGAATGCATCAATAACTCCTACAGAGGAAAACACGACAACAACCAACATTCAAAACGTTCAAACCGAAAACGGTAGAATAAATGTATTGCCATTAGAGCAAAACTTTATTGGAGCGTCTAATAACGAGTCTGGGTTTGCTCCGCCAGATCCTTCTGGAGCGGTTGGGCCTAATCATTACCTACATGCGGTAAATTCAATCGTTAAGATTTTCGACAAGTCAGGAAATCTACAGGTTGGTCCTGTAAGTCTTTCTAGCTTTTTGGGGATTCCTTCAAATAGTGGAGATCCAATTATTATGTACGATCAACTGGCAGACCGCTGGGTGGTGAGCGAATTTGGTAGTATTAATGGAGGTGACTCTCTGGCAATTGGTGTTTCAACATCTAGTGATCCAGGAGGAACTTATAATGTGTACCAATACGCATTCAGTAGTTTACCAGATTATCCAAAATATTCTGTTTGGCATGATGGATACTACGGAACTGTAAACCTTGGTGGATTTACCACAAGAGGTTTTGTAATGGAGCGAGACGTAATGCTTGCTGGTGGTGCTAGTCCGCAAATCTTAATTTTCAGCTTACCAGATGTGGTTGTAAACCCAAACCAAGTAAAGAGTCCGGTAGCTGCCAACTTATTAGGAACAACAATAGATAATACTTTGCCGGGTTATATTGTATACTTACAAGATGATGCATGGGGAGGCGTAAGTTTTGACCATTTAAAAGTGTGGGAAATAGATATGGATTGGGGGAATACTGCCAATTCTACCATTTCTTCTCCGCTTGAAATTGCTACAGACGATTTTGATGCTGGAGAGCTATTTGGCAATGGAAATGGAGCTTTAAGACAACCAGGAACTAGCCAGCGTTTGGCAGCTCACGGGGGGATTATTTCATATTCAGCAAATTATAGACCTTTTTCTGGTCACAATTCGTGGTTAATCACATTTAACACCTTTATCGATGCTGCCGAAACAGGTGGAATTAGATGGATAGAATTACGAAATGACGCGATTAATGATTGGGATATTTTTCAGGAAGGAACCTTTTCAATCGCAGATGGGCACAGTCGTGTAATGAGTAGTAGCGCCATGGACCAGAACGGTAACATTGCGTTGGCATATACAACTGGAAGTACTACGTTAGCGCCATCATTGCGTTACACGGGGCGATTTGATGGAGATCCGCTAGGACAAATGACAGTTGCTGAAACCGTAATTATTGATGGTCCAGGTGTTAGAAATAACTTTCATAGGTATGGAGATTATTCTCATATGACAATGGATCCAGATAACTTAACATTCTGGTTTACCTCAGACTATTTTGCATCTAACAACTTTTGGAGAACACAGGTAGCTTCATTTTCATTGTCTAGTCAGTTAGTATCAGATGTTGGAACAGTAGATATTACTAGCCCTGAAAGTGGAATTTTGACTGCTACAGAAAGTGTTCAAGTTACAATTAGAAACTTTGGTACTGCAACTCAAACGAGTATTCCACTTGAATTAAGACTCGATGGAAATTTAGAAGCTATTGAAACTTTTGTTGGAAACATTCCTTCAAATGGAACAGCTACCTATACGTTTGCACAAACGTTAGACTTGTCTACTTTCGGACAAGAATATGAAATTGAAGTAAGCACTGGTTTGGTAGGCGATGAGTTTGCTAATAACGACTCGTTTACAAAAACAGTAAAGCACTTATTTTCTGACGATGTTGGAACGCTAGATATCACAGCTCCAGTGAGTGGCCCTGGTATTGGAATGGCGCCAATTTCTGTAGTTCTTAAAAACTTCGGAGCCGATGCACAATCTAATTTTGATGTGCAGTACACTATTAATGGTGGTACTCCAGTAGTTCAAACATTTACAGCCACCTTAGACTCTGAAGAAGAGGCACCATTTACCTTTGATGTAGAAGGAGACTTTACAGCGCTAGGAACATACGATATTGAAGTGTCAACTTCGCTAGTAGGAGATTTAGACTCGTCAAACGATACAGCAAGCGTTACTATTGAAAATGTACTATGTATGCCATCGTTAGACTGTTCACAAGGTGACGGATTTCAACTCGTTTCTGTCGCTGAAATAAACAATGCGTCAGGTTGTGAAGGGTATGCAGATTTTACAGCACAAGTAGGAAATCTTGCTGCGGGTTCTACAAACGATATTACGTTCACCACTGGTTTCGGAGATCAAAACGTAAAAGTTTGGATCGATTACAACGATGATTTTAACTTTACAGCTGCCGAAACAGTTGTGGCTAATTTTGTTATGGCGCCAGGGCAGGGAGCAGGATCTTATACAGAAACTGTGTCGCTTGTTGTACCAGCAAGTGCAGCTCCAGGACAACACATTATGCGTGTAAAAAGTAGAAGAGGAGGCTCTGTTCCAAATCCATGTGACGATACACAGCAAGGAGAGACAGAAGACTATACAATTAATATTGGACCACTAGGTGTAAATGATTTTGCAATTTCTAATTCAGACTTAATTGTTACAACACTAGAAAATAACCAATTTGAAGTAACACTAAACACTTCTTTCGATGGTAGTGTCTACTTAGGAGTCTACAATGTTCTTGGACAAGTAGTAGGTTTCAATAAGAAAGTGAACAAAGAAGGGAATCAATACAAAATGAAGCTTGACATGTCTAATGTTGCAAGCGGTGTATACTTAATTAAAATGGGTGGAATTTCTACTACCTCTGCGAAAACAGCACGAATTATCGTTAAGTAA
- a CDS encoding RsmB/NOP family class I SAM-dependent RNA methyltransferase, protein MKLHRNLVFATIDSLNDIFNENKQADKVLRNTLKRDKRWGSRDRSFIAETTYDIVRWKRLYAEIAEVKMPYSRPNLFRLFTVWATLQGIKIPDWPQFEETPTRRIKGRFDEAIKTRALRESIPDWLDKLGEKELGKLWDKEIAALNQQASVVLRANPLKATVKELQNALFDLDIETSTLNGYPYALQLKERANVFTSDAFQKGWFEVQDASSQRVAAVLDPKPGMRIVDACAGAGGKSLHIASLMENKGQVVSMDIYQNKLNELKRRARRNGIHNIETRLIESTKAIKKMVGKADKVLIDAPCSGLGVLKRNPDTKWKIQPEFIQNIQDTQRELLDSYSRMVKEGGQLVYATCSVLPSENGEQVKGFLAREAGADFSLVSEENIYAHKSGFDGFYIALLQKK, encoded by the coding sequence ATGAAATTACATAGAAACCTAGTCTTTGCCACCATAGATTCCCTAAACGATATCTTCAATGAAAATAAGCAGGCAGACAAGGTCTTACGAAATACATTAAAACGCGATAAACGATGGGGGTCTCGAGACCGTAGTTTTATTGCTGAAACTACCTACGACATTGTACGTTGGAAACGTTTGTATGCTGAAATTGCTGAAGTGAAGATGCCTTACAGCAGACCTAATCTTTTTCGTTTGTTCACCGTTTGGGCAACCTTGCAAGGAATAAAAATACCCGATTGGCCACAATTTGAAGAAACACCAACACGCCGAATTAAAGGGCGTTTTGATGAAGCAATTAAAACACGTGCCCTGCGAGAATCTATTCCAGACTGGCTAGATAAGCTAGGTGAAAAAGAACTAGGTAAGCTTTGGGATAAAGAAATTGCCGCGCTTAATCAGCAAGCCTCAGTTGTACTGAGAGCTAATCCGTTAAAAGCCACTGTAAAAGAACTACAGAATGCCTTATTCGATCTTGATATAGAAACGAGCACACTTAATGGATATCCGTATGCGCTTCAGCTAAAAGAGCGTGCTAACGTATTTACCTCAGATGCTTTTCAAAAAGGTTGGTTTGAAGTGCAAGATGCCTCTTCGCAACGTGTTGCCGCGGTGCTAGACCCAAAACCAGGAATGCGTATTGTAGATGCTTGTGCTGGTGCTGGTGGTAAATCGTTACATATTGCATCGTTAATGGAAAACAAAGGGCAGGTAGTATCTATGGACATCTACCAAAACAAATTAAACGAACTAAAGCGTAGAGCCCGTAGAAATGGTATTCATAATATAGAAACACGACTTATAGAATCTACCAAGGCCATAAAGAAAATGGTTGGCAAGGCAGATAAGGTGTTGATAGATGCACCTTGTTCAGGTTTGGGCGTTCTTAAACGAAATCCCGATACAAAGTGGAAAATCCAGCCAGAATTTATACAAAACATTCAGGATACACAACGAGAGTTATTAGACTCATACTCAAGGATGGTTAAAGAAGGTGGGCAGCTTGTCTATGCTACCTGTTCTGTGTTACCTTCAGAAAACGGCGAACAAGTAAAAGGTTTTTTAGCTCGTGAAGCTGGCGCCGATTTCAGTTTAGTCTCAGAAGAAAACATCTACGCTCACAAATCTGGATTTGACGGATTTTACATCGCCCTACTTCAGAAAAAATAA
- a CDS encoding WD40/YVTN/BNR-like repeat-containing protein, giving the protein MRFFIVLLALPFLFSCSSETSNTFTEVQIERFFTDSLSIRAITPVDENAVWFAANNGRVGLIDAKTPKLATIHYEDSILAFRSIAKIDKAVFVLSIANPAVLYKIGVENREATKIEEVYVEHGETVFYDAMAFWNNQEGIAMGDPVGGCLSIILTRDSGETWKKIPCDKLPKTEKGEAAFAASNSNIALYNDHVWTVSGGKRARIFHSADKGENWNVYETPIIQGKAMTGIYSVDFFDEKTGVIFGGNWDDQAFNEGNKAITRDGGKTWKLLSNGEGPGYRSSVRFVPGTNGHGLVAVGSPGISYSADQGVSWNDLSTEGFYAIEFVNDTVAFASGRNKISKLVFK; this is encoded by the coding sequence ATGCGATTTTTCATAGTTCTATTGGCGTTGCCATTCCTTTTTTCTTGTTCTTCGGAAACATCAAATACTTTTACAGAGGTACAAATTGAACGCTTTTTTACAGATAGTTTAAGCATACGAGCCATCACGCCAGTAGATGAAAATGCTGTGTGGTTTGCAGCTAATAATGGGAGGGTTGGACTTATAGACGCAAAGACGCCTAAGCTGGCGACCATACATTATGAGGATTCAATTTTGGCGTTTCGCTCTATAGCTAAAATAGACAAAGCCGTATTTGTTTTGAGTATTGCAAATCCCGCTGTTTTGTATAAAATTGGTGTCGAAAATCGAGAAGCAACTAAAATTGAAGAGGTTTATGTAGAACATGGGGAAACTGTATTTTACGATGCAATGGCATTCTGGAACAACCAAGAGGGTATAGCAATGGGAGACCCAGTTGGAGGCTGCTTATCGATAATTCTTACTCGAGACAGCGGAGAAACATGGAAAAAAATCCCTTGTGATAAGTTGCCAAAGACAGAAAAAGGAGAGGCTGCGTTTGCAGCAAGTAATTCAAATATTGCCTTGTATAATGATCATGTTTGGACTGTGTCTGGTGGAAAACGAGCTCGTATATTTCATTCGGCCGACAAAGGAGAAAATTGGAACGTTTATGAAACACCTATTATTCAAGGGAAAGCAATGACAGGAATTTATAGTGTAGATTTCTTTGATGAAAAAACAGGTGTTATTTTTGGGGGAAACTGGGATGACCAAGCTTTTAATGAAGGCAATAAAGCGATTACAAGAGATGGCGGTAAAACATGGAAACTACTAAGCAACGGTGAAGGCCCTGGATATAGGTCGTCTGTGCGTTTTGTGCCAGGTACTAACGGGCATGGCCTTGTTGCTGTGGGTTCCCCTGGGATTTCGTACAGTGCAGATCAAGGAGTGAGCTGGAATGATTTATCTACAGAAGGTTTTTATGCTATCGAGTTTGTTAACGACACAGTGGCGTTTGCAAGTGGCAGAAATAAAATTTCTAAACTTGTTTTTAAATAG
- a CDS encoding RNA polymerase sigma factor: protein MVQEQELVTLLQNNTERDRAFRLLISQYKERLYWHIRKMVINHDDADDVLQNTFIKVFKNIDTFKGDSKLYTWLYRIATNEAITFMKKRAKLKNTTVEEVQEHAISNLESDVYFEGKAIQLQLQKAIATLPHKQQLVFNMKYFEDHTYEALSEILDTSVGGLKSTYHIAVKKVTAYLTENETILH, encoded by the coding sequence GTGGTTCAAGAACAAGAACTTGTTACCTTATTGCAGAATAATACCGAACGTGATCGCGCGTTCAGATTATTGATATCCCAATATAAGGAACGCTTGTATTGGCATATTAGGAAGATGGTTATAAATCATGACGATGCAGATGATGTACTTCAGAATACATTTATAAAGGTTTTTAAGAACATCGATACGTTTAAAGGAGACAGCAAATTGTACACATGGTTGTACAGAATCGCAACTAACGAGGCTATTACCTTTATGAAGAAACGGGCAAAACTAAAGAACACAACCGTAGAAGAAGTTCAGGAGCACGCCATTAGTAATTTAGAAAGTGACGTATATTTTGAAGGAAAAGCAATACAGTTACAATTGCAAAAGGCGATTGCAACCTTGCCACACAAGCAACAACTGGTTTTTAATATGAAGTATTTTGAAGACCACACCTACGAAGCATTGTCTGAAATATTAGATACCTCGGTGGGCGGATTAAAAAGCACCTACCATATTGCAGTAAAAAAAGTTACTGCCTATCTAACTGAAAATGAAACTATACTACACTAA
- a CDS encoding ABC transporter ATP-binding protein, protein MNYFKKIMRYALPYKTYAWLNIISNVFYALFGTLAMVSLFPMLSVLFDKTKQLQVEPEWTGIANAKDYAENYLNYFVTEKASNGPEEALLFMVILVIAMFLLKNLFGYLAMFFITFLRNGVLKDLRNDLYKKTVDLPVSFYSEKRKGDTIARITTDVHEIQHSFLSLLELIVREPLTILFAIIAMLLISVKLTIFVFIFIPISGLIISWIGKSLKAQSERVQREQGFFLSILDETLGGLKIIKGFNAENIFYNRFKDSTTRLFKFSNTLLNRQNLASPTSEFLGIVTIAVLLWYGGHMVLVEGTLPAEMFIVYMALAYQILTPAKAISKASYSVKKGNAAAERVLEILETESAIKDKPNAQIKEGFESELSLTNISFKYEDDYVLKNFTLHVPKGHTVALVGQSGSGKSTIANLITRFYDVNEGTINIDGQNIKDITQKSLRDLLGLVTQDSILFNDTVIGNLLVAKPEATDTEIIEALKIANAWEFVATLPKGIDTNVGDSGNKLSGGQKQRISIARAVLKNPPIMILDEATSALDTESERLVQDALEKMMQHRTSVVIAHRLSTIQNADTIVVLSKGEIVEQGKHQDLLAQKGVYFSLVEMQSFA, encoded by the coding sequence ATGAACTACTTTAAAAAAATAATGCGCTATGCACTGCCGTACAAAACGTATGCGTGGCTCAACATAATATCTAACGTCTTTTATGCACTCTTCGGAACCCTTGCCATGGTCTCGCTGTTTCCGATGCTTAGTGTGTTATTTGATAAAACCAAACAGCTACAGGTTGAACCAGAATGGACAGGTATTGCGAACGCAAAAGACTATGCTGAAAATTACCTCAATTACTTTGTAACCGAAAAAGCCAGCAACGGCCCTGAAGAAGCACTTTTGTTTATGGTTATATTAGTTATTGCCATGTTTCTTCTTAAGAATTTGTTTGGGTATTTGGCAATGTTCTTTATAACCTTTCTGCGAAATGGCGTTTTAAAAGACCTGCGCAACGATCTGTATAAAAAAACAGTAGACTTACCCGTTTCGTTTTATTCTGAAAAGCGTAAAGGCGATACTATTGCTAGAATTACTACCGATGTTCATGAAATTCAACACTCGTTTCTTTCACTATTAGAACTTATTGTACGCGAACCGCTCACCATTCTTTTTGCCATTATCGCAATGCTACTAATTAGCGTGAAGCTAACCATCTTCGTATTCATCTTCATACCAATTTCTGGCCTTATTATTTCATGGATTGGGAAAAGCCTGAAAGCACAGTCTGAACGTGTACAGCGCGAACAAGGGTTTTTCTTGTCTATATTAGATGAAACCTTGGGCGGACTTAAAATTATAAAAGGGTTTAATGCTGAAAATATTTTTTACAATCGTTTTAAAGACTCTACAACCCGATTGTTTAAATTCTCGAATACCTTGTTAAATAGACAAAACCTTGCATCGCCAACGAGCGAATTTTTAGGTATTGTAACCATAGCTGTATTATTATGGTATGGTGGGCACATGGTACTTGTTGAAGGAACGTTACCCGCAGAAATGTTTATTGTTTACATGGCATTGGCATATCAAATATTAACACCCGCAAAAGCAATTAGTAAAGCTAGCTATAGCGTAAAGAAAGGAAATGCGGCTGCAGAACGTGTCTTGGAAATATTAGAAACCGAAAGCGCTATTAAAGACAAACCTAACGCCCAAATAAAAGAAGGTTTTGAAAGTGAGCTGTCGCTTACCAATATCTCGTTTAAGTATGAAGATGATTATGTGCTTAAGAACTTCACCTTACATGTTCCCAAAGGCCATACCGTTGCACTAGTAGGACAGAGCGGAAGCGGAAAAAGTACCATAGCCAATTTAATTACACGTTTCTACGATGTAAATGAAGGAACTATTAACATAGATGGGCAGAATATAAAAGACATCACGCAAAAGTCATTAAGAGATTTATTAGGATTAGTAACTCAAGACTCTATACTCTTTAATGACACCGTAATAGGAAACTTACTAGTAGCAAAACCCGAAGCAACCGATACAGAAATTATTGAAGCTCTAAAAATTGCAAATGCATGGGAGTTTGTAGCAACCCTACCCAAAGGCATCGATACCAACGTAGGTGATAGCGGTAATAAATTGAGTGGCGGGCAAAAACAGCGAATTAGCATTGCACGTGCCGTATTAAAGAATCCGCCAATCATGATTTTAGACGAAGCTACCTCAGCTTTAGATACAGAAAGTGAACGTTTGGTACAAGATGCACTAGAAAAAATGATGCAACATCGTACTTCGGTGGTTATTGCACACAGGCTATCTACCATACAGAATGCAGATACCATTGTGGTATTGAGCAAAGGAGAAATTGTAGAGCAGGGCAAGCATCAGGATTTATTGGCACAAAAGGGAGTGTATTTTAGTCTTGTAGAGATGCAATCTTTTGCGTAA